Below is a window of bacterium DNA.
GCCTTCGGGATCTCCGGCGCCCGGCGGACCATTTCGATGTCCTCCCCGCCGTGGAGGAGAAAGCTCGGCTTGCGCTTCTCCCCGTTGACCAGGACGAAGCCGTCGTCGATCAGCTTCTTGATCTGGGTCCGGCTGTAGTGCTTGTGCTGGGTCGCCAGATAGGCGTCAAGGCGGGTCTTATTCAATCTTCTTTCAATTCCAGATTCCAATACGAGAAGTCGACGATGTTGAAGAACGGCCTCCACTCCTCGTGCCGGACCACGCGGGACGAAAGGTCCATGAACGGCGTCCAATGGGGGCGCGACGGCGTGCGGATGAGCTTCATGTGCGCCTGGGCCGGCGAGAGCCCCCCCTTCTTGCGGTTGCAGGGGATGCAGCTCGTGACCACGTTCTCCCACGTCGTCTTGCCGCCCTGGGTGCGCGGAACGACGTGGTCCAGATTCAGGTCCGTCCGCGGCAGGTGTTTGCCGCAAAACTGGCAGGTGTTGGCGTCCCGCAGGTAGATGTTGTGCCTTGAAAACCGGACGTGCCGCTTCGGTACGCGGTCGTAGGTCTGCAGCAGGATCACGCGCGGGACACGGATCATGCGGTTGATGAGGCCGATCTTTTCGTGATGGTCGGCCACCGCGAGCTCGCTCCAGCTCTGGAAGTCGAAGGTCTCGTACTGGCGGTCGACCGCCTTGGCGATCCCCATGTAGAGCAGCGTGAACGCGCGGCGCAAAGAGGTGACGTGAATCGGGATGTAAGAGCGATTCAGGACAAGTACTTGGGAGGTCAGCATTTTCAGAGGCCAGAATCGTATGAAATGCGTTGATCGTCAAGACGCAATCCGTCATAGGTGATGCAAGTGATTACGCTTTCCAACGGCCACAAATTCAAGTTCATGACCGCCTCCGGGGCGCTGGCCTACGACGGGCAGGGTTGGCCCTGGGAAAAACCCCTCAAGTGGGTGGGCCTGCTCGATCCCGCCCTCTTCACGAACGTGACGAAGACGCTGACCCGCAGTCCGCGCGAAGGGAATCTGCGCTGGTCGCACCCTTGGAGCGTGGTGAAGGCGATAAAAGGCGGCGGGGTCGTCAACGCGATCGGGCTCACCAACCCGGGGATCGACTGGTGGCTCAAAGCGGTCGCGCCGCGGATCTCCGAACGATTCCACCTGGTGGCTTCCGTTGAGTCGCGCGACGAACTGGAGGTCGCGGAAATGATCCAGCTCCTGGAGGGCCAGCGAATCCGGGCCATCGAGCTGAATCTTTCCTGTCCCAACACGAAGGATCTCACCGACCGCACGACGGAGAAGATTCTCGCCATCGCGCGCCACGCCGCCCGGCTCTCGTTCGTTCCGTTGATCGCGAAGCTCTCCTTCACCCACGACTACGTCGGTATCGCCAAGGAATTGGCCAAGGAGCCGAAGATCCAGGCCCTCGCCATCAACAGCATTCCGTGGGCCGCGATCTTCCCGGACCGCCCCTCCCCCCTCGCAAACTTAGGCGGCGGCGGCGTCTCCGGCCGGATCATCCAGGCATACACGTGGAAGATGGTCGGGGAGTTGGCGATCGCGACAAGAATCCCGGTCATCGGTCCGTCTGTGTGGGAATACGAGGACATTCAAAGGGTGACCGACATGGGCGCCAAGGCGGTGAGCTTCGGCTCGGTATTCGTGCGGCACCCTTGCCGGCCGACGCGGTTTGTGAGGCGGTGGATCAGGGAGAACATTCGGCGATAAGGTCGTAGTCGGCGGCCTTGAGGACCCTTGCGTCCAAGAACTCCCCTGCGGGGAGATTCTTGCCCGCAAGGACGGTGATCCCATCGATCTCGGGGGCCTGCGAGGCGAGACGCGCCTTGAAGAATCCGCCGCCCTCCGGCATCGGACCCTCGCAGAGGGCCTTCAGCCTCCGGCCGACCAGGGCCTGGTTCTTCTTCCGCGAGATCTGCCTCTGCAGGGCCATCAGGCGTTCGTAACGTTCGTCCTTCATTTTCGCGCCGATCTGGTCCGGCAGCGTCGCCGCGGCCGTGCCTTCCTCGACCGAAAACCTGAAGACGCCCACGCGGTCGAACTCCGCCTCCGAGACGAAATCGCAAAGCTCCTGGAACTCCTCTTCGGTCTCGCCGGGGTAGCCCACGATGAACGTCGTCCGGAGCGCGACGTCCCGAATCTCCTTCTTAAGCTTTCCGATCAGCTGGCGCACGTACCGCGACGGCGAGCCCCGCTTCATGGAGAGCAATATCCGCTCGCTGATGTGCTGGAGCGGCATGTCGACGTATTTCACGATGTGTTCCGCGTCCCGAATCGTCCCGATCAGGCGGTCGTTGAACTCGAGAGGGTACATGTAGAGTGGACGGAGCCAGAACTCTCCCCGGAGCTTGTCCAGCCTCTCCAGGAGTCTTGCCAGGGTCGTGCCGTCCTTCAGGTCGCGGCCGTACTCGTTCAAGTCCTGGGCGATCAGGTTGAACTCCTTCACGCCTTCGCCGACGAACCCCTCGACCTCGCGCACGACCGAGTCCATCGTCCGGCTCTTCAGGCGGCCCCGGATCGAGGGGATCGTGCAGAAGGAGCAGATGTGGGAGCAACCCTCGGAGATTTTCAGGTAGCTGTAGTGCCCGGGGGTCGAGAGGACACGCGGGAGGTCGGGGTCGGGGAGGATTTGGCGGGAGCTGACGTGTACGGGCACGGCGCGCCGTGCCCCTACCTCGGCGAATCGCGCCCTCAAAAACGCCCCGATCCGGTCGAATTCCCCCGTCCCCACGAACAGATCGACCTCCGGCATCTCTTTCGCCAGCTCCTCCCCGTGTTTCTGCGAGAGACAGCCCGAGGCCACCAGGACCCGGCAGGTCCCCGCCTCCTTGTATCGGGCCATCTGAAGGATCTGGTCGATGGATTCCTTCCGCGAGGCCTCCAGAAAGCCGCAGGTGTTGACGATGATGACGTCGCTCTTCGCGGGATCGGTGGAGAACCGGAATCCGTCCTTCTTGAGGTATCCGAGGATCATCTCGGCGTCGACCAGGTTCTTGGCGCAGCCGAGCGAGACCATGCAAATGGACTTAGGGCTTGGCGTCACGCGATTCTTCCTTGAGGGAGAGACCGAGCACGAGGGCATCCTCATCGTTGTCCTGATAATATTTCCTACGGACGCCCACTTGGCGGAACCCGTACTTGGAGTAAAGCCTGAGCCCGGCCGCGTTGGAGGGACGGACGTCCAGGGAGACGCTCTCCACCTTGTTTTTTCGGGCGTCCTCGAGCATGGACTCGATGAGCCGGGAGGCGATGCTCAGCTTCCTCCAATCGGGATGGACGGCGATCGTGATCAGGTGCACCTCGGGCCCCACGCGCCAATAGTCGATATAGCCCACGATATTGCCTTCGCTCCGCGCCACGAAAAGGTGCGCGACATTCAGGTTCAACTCCATTCGGAAGAGGTTGAGCGTGAACGGCGTCGGAAAGGAGACCGTCTCGATGGCCATCACCTCGGA
It encodes the following:
- a CDS encoding HNH endonuclease codes for the protein MLTSQVLVLNRSYIPIHVTSLRRAFTLLYMGIAKAVDRQYETFDFQSWSELAVADHHEKIGLINRMIRVPRVILLQTYDRVPKRHVRFSRHNIYLRDANTCQFCGKHLPRTDLNLDHVVPRTQGGKTTWENVVTSCIPCNRKKGGLSPAQAHMKLIRTPSRPHWTPFMDLSSRVVRHEEWRPFFNIVDFSYWNLELKED
- the rimO gene encoding 30S ribosomal protein S12 methylthiotransferase RimO, translated to MTPSPKSICMVSLGCAKNLVDAEMILGYLKKDGFRFSTDPAKSDVIIVNTCGFLEASRKESIDQILQMARYKEAGTCRVLVASGCLSQKHGEELAKEMPEVDLFVGTGEFDRIGAFLRARFAEVGARRAVPVHVSSRQILPDPDLPRVLSTPGHYSYLKISEGCSHICSFCTIPSIRGRLKSRTMDSVVREVEGFVGEGVKEFNLIAQDLNEYGRDLKDGTTLARLLERLDKLRGEFWLRPLYMYPLEFNDRLIGTIRDAEHIVKYVDMPLQHISERILLSMKRGSPSRYVRQLIGKLKKEIRDVALRTTFIVGYPGETEEEFQELCDFVSEAEFDRVGVFRFSVEEGTAAATLPDQIGAKMKDERYERLMALQRQISRKKNQALVGRRLKALCEGPMPEGGGFFKARLASQAPEIDGITVLAGKNLPAGEFLDARVLKAADYDLIAECSP
- the rimI gene encoding ribosomal protein S18-alanine N-acetyltransferase is translated as MNGDVVIERMKESDLSEVMAIETVSFPTPFTLNLFRMELNLNVAHLFVARSEGNIVGYIDYWRVGPEVHLITIAVHPDWRKLSIASRLIESMLEDARKNKVESVSLDVRPSNAAGLRLYSKYGFRQVGVRRKYYQDNDEDALVLGLSLKEESRDAKP